Part of the Halomarina litorea genome is shown below.
CGCACGTAGTCCCGAGTCGAGGGAGTCGAGGAACTCGCCGTCGGGGGCGAGCACCGCCGAGAGGCCGGCGTCGAACGTCCGGTCGACGCGAACCGGCCCTGCTGTCGTGGCTGTGGCTATCACCCGTATGTCATAAATCCCCACACACGGGTGATAGGGGGACAACCGGACGACGAGTGGATGTTTTTATACGATACGGGCGACACAACACGACCAGTGGTGGGAGATTAGTGGCAGGTGAACTCATCCCGCTCGTGGCCGCCATCATCGGCCTCGGCGTCGTCGCCCAGATACTCGGAGACCGCTTCCAGATACCCAGTATCATCTTCCTCATCGCAGCCGGCATCGCCCTCGGCCCGGAGGGAATCGGGATAGTGACGACCGCGACGTTCGGCGACGCACTCCCGGCCATCGTCGGTCTCTCTGTCGCCATCATCGTCTTCGAGGGAGCCTTCCACCTCCGCATCGACAAGTTGCGCGAGGCGCCCGCCGAGACCATCCGACTGGTCACCGTCGGGGCCGCCATCGCCCTCGTGGCGACGGCGGTGGTCATCCGCTTCGCCCTCGGCGCCGACTGGGACGTCTCGTTTCTCATCGGCGCGTTGCTGGTGGCGACGGGACCGACGGTCATCGCGCCCATCATGGAGGTCGTCCCGGTGCGCGACCGCGTGGAGGCCGCACTGGAGACGGAGGGCATCGCCAACGACGTGAGCGCGGCCATCCTCGCCGTCGTCGTCTTCGAGGTCGTCGTCGGCCACGTCACGGAGGAGAACCTCCTCCCCGAGTTCGCCTCCCGACTCGGGACGGGACTGCTCGTGGGTGCCGCCGTCGCCGCCGTCGTCTGGTACGGCCTGCGCTACGTCGACCTCTCGCCGGGCAACGCCCCGCAGAACGCTCGCCTCCTCGTACTGGCGGGGGCGCTCGTCGCCTACGGAGGCGCGGAGTCGCTCGCGACGGAGTCGGGCATCGCCGCCGCCGCCACCGCAGGCGTCCTCCTCGGCAACCTCGACGTCCCCTACGAGGAGGACATCACCGACTTCAAGGGCGACGTGACGCTCATCGTCCTCTCGTTCGTGTTCATCGCGCTGGCGGCGCTCCTCCGATTCGAGGACATCGCCAGACTCGGTCTGGGTGGGGTGGCGGTGGTCGTCGCGGTGGCCCTCGTCATCCGCCCGGTACTCGTCTTCGTCTCGATGGTGGGCGACCGCTTCACCTTCGAGGAGAAGGTGTTCATGAGCCTCGTCGGCCCGCGCGGCATCATCCCGGCGTCCGTCGCGACGCTGTTCGCCGTCCAGTTACAGAACGCGGGCCAGACCGATGCCGCCGGTCTCCTCGTCGGCACCGTCTTCCTCGTCATCCTCA
Proteins encoded:
- a CDS encoding cation:proton antiporter domain-containing protein → MAGELIPLVAAIIGLGVVAQILGDRFQIPSIIFLIAAGIALGPEGIGIVTTATFGDALPAIVGLSVAIIVFEGAFHLRIDKLREAPAETIRLVTVGAAIALVATAVVIRFALGADWDVSFLIGALLVATGPTVIAPIMEVVPVRDRVEAALETEGIANDVSAAILAVVVFEVVVGHVTEENLLPEFASRLGTGLLVGAAVAAVVWYGLRYVDLSPGNAPQNARLLVLAGALVAYGGAESLATESGIAAAATAGVLLGNLDVPYEEDITDFKGDVTLIVLSFVFIALAALLRFEDIARLGLGGVAVVVAVALVIRPVLVFVSMVGDRFTFEEKVFMSLVGPRGIIPASVATLFAVQLQNAGQTDAAGLLVGTVFLVILTTVVFEAGLARYLAEYLGVIPMRVLVIGGGTVGRALAARLEDRGENVVILENDETIVELARDEGHTVHIGDGTDTDVLTSAGAENAKILVTATGDDDVNLLAAQLANSRFDIETVIARVNNPNNVEAFEDLGVRVVSPTAATAQTIDNLIERPALANWISGLGETGDVQEIEVTADELVGRTVREVGPELPGGVLIALVARDGGAQVPNADFTLERGDRITLLGGHDAVREAMTFCHPED